The Novosphingobium sp. G106 genome contains a region encoding:
- a CDS encoding oxidoreductase, giving the protein MAHASKQIGVGLVGYGLGGRVFHAPFIQATDGLALRAVVSRDPVKVLGELPDMTVVPSVDELLAQDGIDLVVVSSPDALHAEHAIAALRAGKHVVVDKPFATTLADARLIAETADLAGKMVTVFHNRRWDADFLTLKRLIGEGRLGRIVHFESHFDRWRPEPAAVWKEAREGGSWLDLGPHLVDQALCLFGRPEAVTADICAMREGAPAPDWFHAGLHYPGLRAVLHSSKLAADHRLRFAVHGTGGSWIKHGLDTQEGAIVAGALPGDTNLGCDPVLGMFSQAGNRELPIANERGNYGLFWQGLARAVQWNEPNPVPVNEALSVMDVLQAGLESAAKGCTVRL; this is encoded by the coding sequence ATGGCGCACGCTTCAAAACAAATCGGAGTTGGATTGGTCGGTTATGGCCTCGGCGGCCGCGTGTTTCACGCGCCGTTTATCCAGGCCACAGACGGCTTGGCGCTGCGCGCGGTAGTGTCCCGCGATCCGGTGAAGGTGCTCGGCGAGTTGCCGGACATGACCGTCGTTCCATCCGTAGACGAACTCCTGGCCCAGGACGGAATCGATCTCGTCGTCGTATCGAGCCCGGACGCACTCCATGCCGAGCATGCGATCGCGGCGTTGCGCGCCGGCAAACATGTCGTGGTCGACAAGCCGTTCGCGACCACCCTCGCCGATGCCCGACTAATCGCCGAGACGGCGGATCTCGCGGGCAAGATGGTGACGGTATTTCATAACCGGCGCTGGGACGCCGACTTCCTCACCCTGAAGCGCCTGATCGGCGAAGGCCGGCTCGGGCGCATCGTTCACTTCGAAAGCCACTTCGACCGCTGGCGGCCGGAGCCCGCGGCGGTTTGGAAAGAAGCGCGCGAGGGCGGGTCATGGCTCGACCTGGGCCCGCATCTTGTCGACCAGGCGCTTTGCCTGTTCGGTAGGCCCGAAGCCGTGACGGCCGATATTTGCGCGATGCGCGAGGGCGCGCCGGCACCCGACTGGTTTCATGCCGGGCTTCACTACCCCGGCTTGAGGGCGGTGCTGCACTCGAGCAAGCTTGCGGCCGACCACCGCCTGCGGTTCGCTGTCCACGGCACCGGTGGCAGCTGGATCAAGCACGGTCTCGACACGCAGGAAGGCGCGATAGTGGCGGGAGCGCTTCCTGGGGACACCAATTTGGGTTGCGACCCGGTGTTGGGCATGTTTTCTCAAGCTGGTAATCGAGAGCTTCCCATCGCCAACGAACGGGGCAACTACGGCCTATTCTGGCAGGGCTTGGCACGTGCAGTTCAATGGAATGAACCTAATCCGGTGCCGGTAAATGAGGCCCTGAGCGTGATGGATGTGCTTCAGGCCGGTCTCGAGAGCGCCGCCAAGGGCTGCACCGTCCGGCTGTGA
- a CDS encoding HAD hydrolase-like protein: MYDLIVFDFDGTLADSADWLLQVLPDLADRHRFRAPAPDEIEALRGCHAREVMAALRIPAWRVPAIARDLRRLAEADAPRIPLFAGIPEVLSALASSRSRLAVVSSNSEVTVRAVLGQHAASISAYACGAALFGKARLIRRLVGRSGIAFSNSIYVGDELRDIAAARSAGVAAGAAAWGYATREALALAQPDHMFDCPENLSALAMTSSE, from the coding sequence ATGTACGATCTGATCGTGTTCGATTTCGATGGCACGCTTGCCGACAGCGCCGACTGGCTTCTGCAGGTCCTGCCCGATCTCGCTGATCGGCACCGTTTCCGGGCTCCTGCCCCCGATGAGATCGAAGCGCTGCGCGGATGCCACGCGCGTGAAGTGATGGCTGCGCTGCGTATTCCGGCCTGGCGCGTGCCGGCTATTGCAAGGGATCTGCGCCGTTTGGCCGAAGCAGATGCGCCGCGAATTCCGCTATTTGCCGGGATACCCGAGGTACTTTCGGCGCTGGCATCCAGCCGATCCCGGTTGGCGGTGGTCAGCTCGAACAGCGAAGTGACGGTTCGCGCCGTGCTCGGCCAACACGCTGCTTCTATCAGCGCTTACGCATGCGGCGCGGCGCTGTTCGGCAAGGCCCGGTTGATCAGACGCCTAGTCGGGCGCAGCGGGATCGCATTCAGCAACAGCATCTACGTCGGGGACGAGTTGCGCGACATCGCCGCGGCGCGATCGGCGGGCGTGGCAGCCGGGGCGGCCGCCTGGGGCTACGCCACCCGAGAAGCGCTCGCCCTGGCTCAGCCAGATCACATGTTTGATTGCCCCGAAAATCTCTCCGCGCTCGCCATGACGAGCAGCGAATAG